In Calothrix sp. PCC 7507, one DNA window encodes the following:
- a CDS encoding IS110 family transposase yields MENIAQWVGIDVSKATLDVYIRPMGKAFSVANTEVEISHLVEELKSANLNLIVLEATGGLETELVIQLQAAFLPVALINPRQGRDFAKATGKLAKTDAIDAKILAHFGEAMKPQRLPIESETARQLSELISRRRQLVEMQTAEKNRRSRARGKALADIEAHIEYLEQRLKQLNQEIEELTQNNQQWIDKINLLKTTPGIGQVISTTLVSDLPELGKLTAKQISRLVGVAPINHDSGQHKGKRMINGGRAHVRATLYMGAVVAMRHNPVIKAFYERLVERGKSKKLALTACVHKMLVILNAMVRDNLPWCISDNFQPIVNA; encoded by the coding sequence ATGGAAAACATTGCTCAATGGGTAGGCATTGATGTCAGTAAAGCTACTCTAGATGTTTATATCCGTCCAATGGGTAAAGCATTCTCTGTAGCAAACACAGAAGTAGAAATATCTCATTTAGTAGAGGAACTCAAATCCGCTAATTTAAATCTGATTGTATTGGAAGCAACAGGAGGGTTAGAAACAGAGCTAGTAATTCAATTACAAGCTGCATTTTTACCAGTTGCATTAATCAATCCACGCCAGGGGCGAGATTTTGCTAAAGCTACAGGAAAGCTTGCCAAAACTGATGCTATTGATGCCAAAATTTTGGCACATTTTGGGGAAGCAATGAAACCCCAAAGATTACCAATTGAATCAGAAACTGCGCGTCAATTGAGCGAATTAATTAGTCGGAGAAGACAATTAGTCGAAATGCAGACGGCAGAAAAAAATCGCCGTTCACGCGCTCGTGGAAAAGCATTGGCTGATATTGAAGCTCATATTGAATATCTTGAGCAACGTCTAAAACAACTCAATCAAGAAATTGAAGAATTGACGCAAAACAATCAACAATGGATTGATAAAATTAATTTACTCAAAACTACTCCAGGCATTGGCCAAGTAATTTCGACAACTCTGGTTTCGGATTTACCAGAACTGGGTAAGCTAACTGCCAAACAAATCTCGCGTCTAGTTGGCGTTGCACCAATTAATCATGATAGTGGGCAACACAAAGGTAAGCGTATGATTAATGGTGGTCGCGCCCATGTTCGTGCCACTCTTTATATGGGTGCTGTGGTTGCTATGCGTCATAATCCCGTAATCAAAGCTTTTTATGAACGTCTTGTTGAACGTGGTAAATCCAAAAAACTTGCTCTGACCGCTTGCGTTCATAAAATGTTAGTCATTTTAAATGCAATGGTTCGAGATAATTTGCCTTGGTGCATTTCTGATAACTTTCAACCAATTGTTAACGCGTAA
- a CDS encoding peroxiredoxin — protein MPLAVGTDAPAFTAKDTNGNTVSLSDFAGKTVVLYFYPKDDTPGCTKQACSFRDAQAQYKGKDIVVLGVSADDETAHQAFTAKYSLNFPLLADTDKSLIKAFDVDGGGYAKRVTYVIDPSGKIIHVDASVSTATHAGDILAALGL, from the coding sequence ATGCCTCTAGCAGTCGGAACGGATGCACCTGCATTTACCGCCAAAGACACCAACGGTAATACCGTCTCGTTATCTGATTTTGCCGGTAAGACGGTGGTTTTATATTTTTACCCCAAAGATGACACACCAGGCTGCACCAAACAAGCTTGCAGCTTCCGCGATGCCCAAGCTCAGTATAAAGGTAAAGATATTGTGGTACTGGGAGTGAGTGCAGATGATGAAACCGCCCATCAAGCATTCACTGCCAAATATAGCCTTAATTTTCCTTTACTAGCTGACACAGACAAAAGTCTGATCAAAGCTTTCGATGTTGATGGCGGTGGTTATGCCAAACGTGTCACTTACGTAATTGACCCTAGCGGTAAAATCATCCATGTTGACGCTAGTGTCAGCACAGCAACCCATGCTGGGGATATTTTAGCTGCACTTGGGCTTTAG
- a CDS encoding Npun_F0494 family protein: MNYQNPKTFFYLPSTVERAERSLVCSPFNLGLLAAMRHESVSLGAIAQNNGVKYGYTKRPLSEVACDNALNWLIQVGILRREVDGQGITDSFRLTPLGHQLVEQYQGKNLPSPSWGDRIYDMMTRWLRLPF, encoded by the coding sequence GTGAATTACCAAAACCCCAAAACGTTTTTTTATCTACCCAGCACTGTAGAACGAGCCGAGCGATCGCTTGTATGTTCTCCTTTCAATCTTGGCTTACTCGCAGCCATGCGCCATGAGAGTGTATCATTAGGTGCGATCGCCCAAAACAATGGTGTTAAGTATGGCTACACCAAAAGACCTTTGTCGGAAGTAGCGTGTGATAATGCTTTAAACTGGTTGATTCAAGTAGGTATACTCCGAAGAGAAGTTGACGGACAGGGAATCACAGATAGTTTCCGTCTCACTCCCCTAGGACACCAGTTGGTGGAACAATACCAGGGAAAAAATTTGCCTAGTCCCTCGTGGGGCGATCGCATCTACGATATGATGACTCGTTGGTTAAGACTGCCTTTTTAG
- the cobQ gene encoding cobyric acid synthase CobQ: MKSIMVVGTTSHAGKSLLTTAICRILSRRGWRVAPFKGQNMALNAYVTASGGEIGYAQAVQAWAAGVVPWVEMNPILLKPQGDMTSQVIIKGRPVGKVSAVDYYEQYFELGWRTIEESLQHLGTEFDMLVCEGAGSPAEINLKHRDLTNMRVAKHLNAPTLLVVDIDRGGAFAHVVGTLELLDQDERDLIKGIVINKFRGQRSILEPGIKWLEKRTGIPVVGVIPYLEYVFPAEDSLDLFERSSQKTLADLNISVLRLPRIANFTDFDPLESEPTVSVKFLSPKQDLGHPDALIIPGTKTTIADLLLLQKTGMAEAIQHYAASGGTVLGICGGYQMLGQIIADPEGIEGQAGRYQGLNLLPIRTVITGQKIARQRQVSSNFPQAGLPVNGFEIHQGRSRIEQQADSQGFQPLFDDVNLGLVDSCQSVWGTYLHGIFDNGPWRRAWLNRLRQQRGLKSLPTGVANYREQREQTLDALATEIESYLDLTPFLS, encoded by the coding sequence ATGAAATCAATTATGGTGGTGGGAACAACATCCCACGCAGGGAAATCACTACTAACCACAGCTATTTGTCGCATTCTCTCACGACGTGGCTGGCGGGTGGCTCCCTTTAAAGGTCAAAATATGGCTTTAAATGCTTATGTCACTGCCAGTGGCGGTGAAATTGGCTACGCCCAAGCGGTACAGGCCTGGGCTGCAGGAGTAGTTCCTTGGGTGGAAATGAACCCTATCTTACTCAAACCCCAAGGAGATATGACCTCCCAAGTCATTATCAAAGGTAGACCTGTAGGTAAAGTCAGTGCTGTAGATTACTACGAACAATATTTTGAACTGGGTTGGCGGACAATCGAAGAATCCCTACAGCATCTAGGGACAGAATTTGATATGTTGGTTTGCGAAGGTGCTGGTAGTCCGGCGGAAATTAACCTCAAACACCGCGACTTGACTAATATGCGAGTGGCGAAACATTTAAATGCACCAACGCTATTAGTAGTTGATATTGACCGGGGTGGTGCTTTTGCCCATGTGGTCGGTACCTTAGAATTACTGGATCAAGATGAACGTGACTTGATTAAAGGTATTGTTATTAACAAGTTTCGGGGACAGCGCTCAATATTAGAACCTGGGATCAAATGGTTAGAAAAACGCACTGGTATTCCGGTTGTCGGTGTTATACCTTACTTGGAATACGTGTTTCCAGCCGAAGACTCTCTGGATTTGTTTGAACGTAGTTCTCAAAAAACCCTAGCAGACCTGAATATTAGCGTTCTTCGTTTACCGAGAATTGCCAACTTTACTGATTTTGACCCACTGGAATCAGAACCAACTGTTTCAGTGAAATTCCTTAGCCCCAAACAAGATTTAGGACATCCAGATGCACTAATTATCCCAGGCACAAAGACCACAATTGCCGACTTATTGCTGCTGCAAAAAACTGGTATGGCAGAAGCAATACAACATTATGCTGCCTCTGGTGGGACAGTTTTAGGCATCTGTGGTGGCTACCAAATGCTGGGTCAAATTATTGCCGATCCAGAAGGGATAGAAGGACAAGCTGGCAGATATCAGGGTTTAAATTTATTGCCCATCAGAACAGTGATTACAGGACAGAAAATCGCTCGTCAGCGCCAAGTTAGCTCGAATTTTCCCCAAGCTGGCTTACCTGTGAACGGGTTTGAAATTCATCAGGGGCGATCGCGTATTGAACAACAAGCAGATAGCCAAGGCTTTCAACCCCTATTTGACGATGTTAATTTAGGATTAGTAGATAGTTGTCAATCAGTATGGGGTACTTATCTCCACGGGATTTTTGACAATGGTCCTTGGCGACGCGCTTGGTTAAATCGCCTCCGTCAACAACGGGGTTTGAAATCTCTACCTACGGGTGTTGCTAACTACCGGGAACAGCGAGAACAAACCTTGGACGCTCTAGCCACTGAAATTGAAAGCTATTTAGACTTAACACCCTTTTTGTCTTAG
- a CDS encoding 2Fe-2S iron-sulfur cluster binding domain-containing protein, which yields MNVRVRFLPDDITVDAEVGEAILDVAERAGVFIPTGCLMGSCHACTVELEDGDIIRACISAVPLGREELVINVFSDPTW from the coding sequence ATGAATGTCCGCGTCCGCTTTTTACCAGATGATATTACAGTAGATGCCGAAGTGGGCGAAGCCATTTTGGATGTAGCAGAACGCGCTGGAGTATTTATTCCCACTGGTTGTTTGATGGGGTCATGTCATGCCTGTACTGTGGAATTGGAGGATGGAGATATCATCCGCGCCTGTATTTCCGCAGTACCACTAGGGCGTGAGGAATTGGTGATCAATGTGTTTAGCGATCCTACTTGGTAG
- a CDS encoding Uma2 family endonuclease, which yields MVALPDNILMSAEEYLVWEPTQEERYEYWDGEVVMMSGATRNHNRISGNFFKLLDDALANRSCEVYIVDVKVQVEPGQKYFYPDVVVTCDERDTDPQLVQFPVLIIEVLSPSTEAADRGKKFAKYRQSATLQEYVLVQVAQPSLEVFRRNEQGKWVLSEYNLDDILRLESVNVEIAIADLYRQVQFESEATGEN from the coding sequence ATGGTTGCTTTACCCGACAACATTTTGATGAGTGCAGAAGAATATCTGGTTTGGGAACCCACCCAAGAAGAACGTTACGAGTATTGGGATGGGGAAGTTGTGATGATGAGTGGTGCTACACGCAACCATAATCGGATTTCTGGAAATTTCTTTAAGCTCTTAGATGATGCCCTAGCCAATCGCTCCTGTGAAGTCTACATTGTAGATGTGAAGGTGCAGGTAGAACCAGGGCAAAAATATTTTTATCCAGATGTGGTGGTGACTTGCGATGAGCGAGATACCGATCCACAATTGGTACAATTTCCGGTTTTAATTATCGAAGTGCTATCACCTTCAACAGAAGCAGCCGATAGGGGGAAAAAGTTTGCCAAATATCGCCAATCTGCAACCTTGCAAGAATATGTCTTAGTACAAGTAGCTCAACCGAGTTTAGAAGTATTTCGACGCAACGAACAAGGAAAATGGGTGCTGTCGGAGTATAATTTGGACGATATATTGCGACTGGAATCAGTGAATGTGGAAATAGCGATCGCTGATTTGTACCGACAAGTGCAGTTTGAAAGCGAAGCAACCGGCGAAAATTGA
- a CDS encoding N-acetyltransferase: MAEARLRKQPNSNYGKSKVIAVTDGLNSLCYMTPSNLTDITTTVKEWQKQIKANPKLFSTNYTKFLSSKFAQVNITSLKTFTLNSYVDGILNSYEEFENSISEADDLSDLRFLRGDDATIYSLATVRRSKRLLNSSCATLNEPMPWLDFFLVNPIFLNQGIGKLTIQYIIADIGHRIASQIYVDSAGFFEKQGFKLVIYNKHYDADFYIAENLTSPLIVYNISVSIPDGEYCNRVIDVACSSNQGIEYALSKVKQVYPNSSGVYWEDIESNKIYSVGADGSVVEYDSNST; the protein is encoded by the coding sequence ATGGCAGAGGCTAGACTTAGAAAGCAACCTAATTCAAACTATGGAAAATCCAAAGTGATAGCTGTTACAGATGGATTAAATTCATTATGCTACATGACACCCTCAAACTTGACTGATATTACTACAACAGTTAAAGAATGGCAGAAACAAATCAAAGCAAATCCGAAATTATTTTCTACTAACTATACTAAATTTCTTTCTTCAAAATTTGCTCAGGTAAACATAACTTCCCTTAAAACATTTACACTTAACTCTTATGTTGATGGAATCTTAAACTCGTATGAAGAATTTGAAAATTCTATCTCCGAAGCCGACGATCTATCTGATTTAAGATTTTTGAGAGGAGATGATGCTACTATCTATTCACTTGCTACTGTAAGAAGATCAAAACGTCTTTTGAATTCATCTTGTGCCACTTTAAATGAGCCTATGCCTTGGCTTGATTTTTTTCTTGTTAATCCAATATTTCTGAATCAAGGGATTGGAAAATTAACTATTCAGTATATTATTGCAGATATAGGTCATAGAATAGCGTCGCAAATTTATGTTGATAGTGCAGGTTTTTTTGAGAAGCAAGGCTTTAAACTAGTTATTTATAATAAACATTATGATGCCGATTTTTATATAGCTGAAAATCTTACCTCGCCTTTAATTGTTTATAATATTTCAGTCAGTATACCTGATGGTGAATATTGTAATCGAGTTATTGATGTAGCTTGTTCTTCAAATCAAGGTATAGAATACGCACTTTCTAAAGTTAAGCAGGTTTATCCTAATTCTTCTGGAGTGTATTGGGAGGATATAGAAAGCAATAAAATCTATTCTGTAGGAGCAGATGGCTCGGTGGTTGAATATGATTCAAATAGTACTTAA
- a CDS encoding DUF5615 family PIN-like protein, whose product MLLDEDSQAKYLVNLLQATGHDVVTANAVDLMNRPDSVVLDFARRNERVLLTRNCNDFQELHHSNPVHSGILAVYQGSDASKNMNYQEIVKAIVNLEATEYALKNQFVILNQWNY is encoded by the coding sequence ATGCTGCTTGACGAAGATTCTCAAGCAAAGTACTTGGTCAACCTTCTTCAAGCAACAGGTCATGATGTAGTCACAGCCAACGCAGTAGATTTAATGAACCGTCCAGATTCAGTTGTGTTAGATTTTGCCAGACGAAATGAGCGAGTGTTACTGACACGCAATTGTAATGACTTTCAAGAATTGCATCATTCTAACCCAGTACATTCAGGAATTTTGGCAGTTTACCAAGGTTCTGATGCATCCAAGAACATGAATTATCAGGAAATTGTCAAGGCGATTGTAAACTTGGAGGCAACAGAATATGCGCTTAAAAATCAGTTTGTTATCCTTAATCAGTGGAACTATTAA
- a CDS encoding DUF4365 domain-containing protein, which translates to MNIAYANQWLICEESELRLQGTCYWEYLTGNLSENRQSVRIRIARSQRLTPESLLTLMENVKTGEWS; encoded by the coding sequence TTGAATATCGCCTATGCTAATCAATGGCTTATTTGCGAAGAATCAGAACTCAGGCTGCAAGGAACTTGCTACTGGGAATACCTCACCGGCAACCTCAGTGAAAATCGCCAGTCTGTCAGAATCCGAATTGCCCGATCGCAACGCCTCACCCCAGAATCTCTGCTAACCTTAATGGAGAATGTCAAAACAGGAGAGTGGTCATGA